Proteins encoded in a region of the bacterium genome:
- a CDS encoding ROK family protein, protein MDKKIKKQEYYKLRVIDFIRANLGISRQNIGKELHLSPATITNFVDDLIKHKIIQEIGQSESTGGRKPIALSVIPQIAYAIGIDMEAQINIRVSIVDFAMNPIVVEKMPIENIKDINKITSNLVKLIKRLIEENRIKMKYIIGIGIGFPLLVNIRNNIHSHLNRGYLLQTSIKETLENEFPIPISIDTNGRTPLVAEQYIGAGKESKNFLFLLVRYGIVLGIVIDDKIYRGISNAAGLVGHTILFNNATQCECGAKGCIEAWNSGKSILNEVRQAIKKNSGTELSKEIIAKKDKITLNDVIYEAKKGNKFVLSLFEKLAKNTGILIANLVNIFNPEKVIISGILNDFENKVRILIERKIRAYAVEEARVNLEIIFSKSGEYTGAIGAGILAINSSSHQFIKKRYYS, encoded by the coding sequence ATGGATAAAAAGATAAAAAAACAAGAATATTACAAACTTCGAGTAATTGATTTTATCAGAGCAAATCTGGGTATATCACGTCAGAATATTGGGAAAGAGTTGCACCTTTCTCCAGCTACTATCACTAATTTCGTAGATGATTTAATTAAACATAAAATTATCCAAGAAATTGGACAAAGCGAAAGCACAGGAGGGCGTAAGCCCATAGCTTTAAGCGTCATTCCCCAAATTGCTTATGCAATCGGGATAGACATGGAAGCTCAGATAAATATCAGAGTGTCAATTGTAGATTTTGCTATGAATCCTATTGTAGTAGAAAAAATGCCTATCGAGAATATCAAGGATATAAATAAGATTACATCAAATCTTGTTAAGTTAATCAAGAGATTGATAGAGGAAAATAGAATTAAAATGAAGTATATAATTGGGATAGGTATTGGATTTCCTCTTTTGGTTAACATAAGGAATAACATCCATTCACATCTTAATAGAGGATATCTACTCCAGACTTCAATAAAAGAAACATTAGAAAATGAATTTCCTATTCCAATATCCATCGATACGAATGGAAGAACACCTCTTGTTGCAGAACAATATATAGGTGCAGGAAAAGAGTCAAAGAACTTTTTATTTCTCCTTGTTCGTTATGGGATAGTTCTTGGAATTGTAATAGATGACAAGATATACAGGGGAATAAGTAATGCAGCGGGATTAGTAGGACATACTATTCTTTTCAATAATGCCACTCAGTGCGAATGTGGCGCAAAGGGATGTATAGAGGCATGGAATAGTGGTAAGTCAATACTAAATGAAGTAAGACAGGCAATTAAAAAAAATTCCGGCACAGAACTCTCAAAAGAAATTATTGCGAAAAAAGATAAGATTACTCTTAATGACGTAATATATGAAGCAAAAAAAGGAAATAAGTTTGTTCTGTCTCTCTTTGAGAAACTGGCAAAGAACACAGGTATATTAATTGCAAACTTAGTAAATATTTTCAATCCTGAGAAAGTAATAATAAGTGGGATATTAAATGATTTTGAAAACAAAGTCAGGATTCTTATTGAGCGAAAAATAAGGGCTTATGCAGTAGAAGAAGCGCGCGTTAATCTAGAGATTATTTTCTCAAAAAGCGGAGAATATACAGGAGCAATAGGTGCTGGGATTCTGGCAATTAATTCAAGCAGCCATCAGTTTATAAAGAAGAGATATTATTCATGA
- a CDS encoding sugar phosphate isomerase/epimerase, whose translation MIKFGIRQSFDKIEQIEERFSNLNVPVEIALPYYWDIYEPIRAYLKEIAEKIKNLGIEVLGIHAVQAPITDERFKIWGKEIADFARILGVKTITLHPNNTNKNQDIQKKALKNLEYFTVLYKNSIIFSIETFSGKRRVFTPDEIVEFNLPMTLDLAHIKDNKRIWSLLKNYKDNIVNIHLSAKGDTIHHLPIDSFCREVVDYLIKNKWNGNIILEYLPESHGQMSADLKSLIDEYARHR comes from the coding sequence ATGATTAAGTTTGGAATTAGACAGTCATTTGATAAAATTGAACAAATAGAAGAAAGGTTTTCTAATCTAAATGTACCTGTGGAAATAGCTTTGCCTTATTATTGGGATATCTATGAACCTATTAGGGCATATTTGAAAGAGATAGCGGAAAAAATTAAGAATTTAGGCATAGAAGTTTTGGGCATACACGCGGTCCAAGCTCCTATTACAGATGAAAGATTTAAAATATGGGGAAAGGAAATAGCTGATTTTGCAAGAATACTTGGCGTAAAGACTATAACTTTGCATCCCAATAATACAAATAAAAATCAAGATATACAGAAAAAGGCACTTAAAAACTTAGAGTATTTCACTGTTTTGTATAAGAACAGTATTATCTTTAGTATTGAAACTTTTTCTGGAAAAAGAAGAGTGTTTACTCCCGATGAAATAGTTGAGTTTAATTTACCTATGACTCTTGACCTTGCACATATAAAGGACAATAAAAGGATATGGAGTTTGCTTAAAAATTATAAAGACAATATTGTAAATATCCATCTTTCAGCTAAAGGGGATACCATCCACCACTTACCGATTGATAGCTTTTGCAGAGAAGTAGTTGATTATCTTATTAAAAATAAATGGAACGGGAATATAATATTAGAGTATTTACCTGAATCCCATGGTCAAATGTCAGCCGATTTAAAATCTCTTATCGATGAATATGCCAGACATAGATAA
- a CDS encoding helix-turn-helix domain-containing protein — translation MERLLTTKQLAEVLQVAPSTVYFWVHSGFVPYIKLGKCVRFNEKAVSKWIENRGKKGRLTYKIEV, via the coding sequence ATGGAAAGGCTATTAACCACTAAACAATTAGCTGAGGTTTTACAAGTAGCACCTTCAACAGTCTATTTCTGGGTGCATAGTGGTTTTGTTCCATATATAAAACTAGGCAAATGTGTAAGATTTAATGAAAAAGCAGTATCCAAGTGGATTGAGAACAGGGGTAAAAAGGGAAGATTAACATATAAAATTGAGGTATAG
- a CDS encoding calcium-binding protein — protein MSIKDGENRVRRILNISENEKLPTVSKETLAIYYRYLISNLSFPFEVVYSVETGPLEDTYYRIKVTGFIALAKSPLPETYGIFIRGKQERRRFEVPLAETKVKEHGRNKQLVDDYCMWFWNHQ, from the coding sequence ATGTCCATAAAAGATGGTGAAAACAGGGTTCGCCGGATTTTAAATATTTCAGAAAATGAAAAACTTCCTACTGTCTCAAAAGAAACTTTAGCAATATACTACAGATATTTAATTAGCAACTTATCATTCCCTTTTGAGGTTGTGTATTCTGTAGAAACCGGCCCTCTGGAAGACACCTATTATAGAATTAAGGTAACTGGCTTTATAGCCCTTGCCAAGTCACCTCTGCCTGAAACCTATGGTATATTCATAAGAGGTAAACAGGAAAGACGTAGGTTTGAGGTCCCTTTAGCAGAAACTAAAGTTAAAGAACATGGCAGGAATAAGCAATTAGTTGATGATTATTGCATGTGGTTTTGGAATCATCAGTAA
- a CDS encoding RQC domain protein, with amino-acid sequence MGRKVHRVPVYFDTKGISALPFEEIKCILRGADEIIMQGGRSLLAKILKGSKDKKVIELKLHTSAAYGYFKALALDKITAKIDWLILNDYLAIKYDYRLPLLVYTDKGWAIEMDAYSDELLAGFNKLLESGIDDYDMTYLKDRNRQLIFLLLDKVKATNNPKYIPILEAWGKVDYKKVQKKIRYIIRELENK; translated from the coding sequence ATGGGTAGAAAAGTCCACAGAGTTCCTGTTTATTTCGATACAAAAGGGATTTCTGCGCTTCCGTTTGAAGAAATTAAATGTATTTTAAGAGGAGCGGATGAAATAATTATGCAAGGTGGCCGGTCTCTGCTTGCTAAAATCTTAAAAGGATCGAAAGATAAAAAAGTTATCGAACTTAAACTACATACATCAGCTGCTTACGGCTATTTCAAAGCTCTTGCATTAGATAAAATTACTGCTAAAATTGATTGGCTAATATTGAATGACTATCTGGCCATCAAATATGATTATCGCCTGCCTTTGCTTGTATATACTGACAAGGGATGGGCAATTGAAATGGATGCGTATTCTGATGAACTTTTAGCAGGATTTAATAAGTTACTTGAAAGTGGTATAGATGATTATGATATGACCTACCTGAAGGATCGCAACCGTCAATTGATTTTTTTATTGTTGGATAAAGTAAAAGCAACAAATAATCCTAAATATATTCCAATCTTAGAAGCTTGGGGAAAGGTTGATTATAAAAAAGTTCAAAAGAAGATAAGATATATAATTCGGGAACTGGAAAATAAATGA
- a CDS encoding transketolase: MSKKFNEHRFDQLAKEFRYVITDMICRAGSGHLGGALSLVEIIITLYYRIMNIDSKNPRWHGRDRLVLSKGHAGPVIYTALAYKGFFPKSWLPTLNANGTRLPSHMDQILTPGIDMSAGSLGQGLSCACGIALAGKLDNKSYRTFCIIGDGESNEGQIWEAAMFAAHNKLDNLVVICDYNKLQIDGFTDDILSLEPLTDKWQSFGWKVFEMDGHDWNEIYTTINKAIAVENKPAMVIAHTIKGKGNTIIENKPESHNIKVPDEEAYKKYMNALVDKNIKLPY; this comes from the coding sequence ATGAGTAAGAAATTTAATGAGCATAGGTTTGATCAATTGGCAAAGGAGTTTCGTTATGTAATTACAGACATGATATGCCGGGCAGGTTCAGGACATCTGGGAGGGGCGTTGAGCCTGGTAGAAATAATCATTACACTATACTACCGAATAATGAATATTGACTCAAAAAATCCTCGCTGGCATGGACGTGATCGTCTTGTTCTTTCCAAAGGGCATGCTGGTCCAGTTATATATACAGCTCTGGCATATAAGGGATTTTTCCCAAAGAGTTGGCTGCCTACTCTGAATGCAAATGGAACAAGATTGCCTTCTCATATGGATCAGATCCTTACCCCAGGTATTGATATGTCAGCAGGCTCCCTTGGACAGGGGCTCTCATGTGCCTGCGGAATCGCTTTAGCAGGAAAGCTGGATAATAAATCATATAGAACCTTCTGCATTATTGGGGATGGAGAAAGTAATGAAGGACAAATCTGGGAAGCAGCTATGTTTGCAGCACATAACAAATTAGATAATCTCGTGGTTATTTGTGATTACAACAAGTTACAGATTGATGGTTTCACAGATGATATCCTTTCATTGGAACCTTTAACGGATAAGTGGCAGAGTTTTGGCTGGAAAGTTTTTGAGATGGATGGTCATGACTGGAACGAGATTTATACTACGATTAATAAGGCAATTGCAGTAGAAAATAAACCTGCAATGGTTATAGCACATACGATCAAAGGCAAGGGGAATACAATTATTGAAAATAAGCCTGAAAGTCAC
- a CDS encoding 4Fe-4S binding protein, whose translation MMSFRIIQTGGNLIAIGAVFVTMCLVTTIIAIVLGIPMKQRAWCMVCPMGTLQRKIGKIAQRRTPVKREICQKRKLGKTVAK comes from the coding sequence ATGATGTCTTTTCGTATTATTCAAACAGGCGGTAATCTGATTGCCATAGGCGCAGTTTTTGTAACAATGTGTTTAGTAACAACTATAATTGCTATTGTCTTAGGCATTCCAATGAAACAGCGTGCATGGTGTATGGTTTGCCCGATGGGAACTTTGCAGAGGAAAATTGGCAAAATAGCTCAGCGAAGAACACCAGTCAAAAGAGAAATTTGCCAAAAAAGAAAATTGGGGAAAACAGTTGCTAAGTAA